In Janibacter sp. CX7, a single genomic region encodes these proteins:
- a CDS encoding acyl-CoA dehydrogenase family protein, producing MFDLSDRGQDYRDRLLAFMDEHVYPAESVYREQMRASGDANHHPQVLEDLKAEARSRGLWNLFHPHPEWGPGLTNLEYAHLAEITGRSIEIAPEAINCNAPDTGNMEVLTLFGTDEHKERYLKPLLAGEIASAFAMTEPAVASSDATNVETRMVRDGDEYVITGRKWWTSNALHKNCKVLIVMGKTDPDAPTHRQQSMMVVPIDAPGVKILRGLPVFGYWDREGHAEVEFDHVRVPREALLAGEGDGFMISQARLGPGRIHHCMRAIGVAERALDLMIDRAQSRVTFGEPIANRANIMDWVAEARIEIEMARLLTLKAAHMMDTVGNKVARTEIAAIKVAAPQVALKVLDRAIQVHGGGGVSDDFPLAQWYAHMRTLRLADGPDEVHKMTIARREYRRRSPEWGKK from the coding sequence ATGTTCGACCTCAGTGACCGCGGCCAGGACTACCGCGACCGCCTGCTCGCCTTCATGGACGAGCACGTCTACCCCGCCGAGAGCGTCTACCGCGAGCAGATGCGCGCCTCCGGCGACGCCAACCACCACCCGCAGGTCCTCGAGGACCTCAAGGCCGAGGCGCGCAGCCGGGGCCTGTGGAACCTCTTCCACCCGCACCCCGAGTGGGGGCCCGGGCTGACCAACCTCGAGTACGCCCACCTCGCCGAGATCACCGGGCGCAGCATCGAGATCGCCCCCGAGGCGATCAACTGCAATGCCCCCGACACCGGCAACATGGAGGTGCTCACGCTCTTCGGCACCGACGAGCACAAGGAGCGCTACCTCAAGCCGCTGCTCGCGGGCGAGATCGCCTCGGCCTTCGCGATGACCGAGCCGGCCGTCGCCAGCTCCGACGCGACCAATGTCGAGACCCGGATGGTCCGCGACGGCGACGAGTACGTCATCACCGGCCGCAAGTGGTGGACCTCCAACGCCCTGCACAAGAACTGCAAGGTCCTCATCGTCATGGGCAAGACCGACCCCGACGCCCCGACCCACCGTCAGCAGTCGATGATGGTCGTCCCGATCGACGCCCCGGGCGTGAAGATCCTGCGCGGCCTGCCCGTCTTCGGCTACTGGGACCGCGAGGGCCACGCCGAGGTGGAGTTCGACCACGTGCGGGTGCCGCGCGAGGCGCTGCTCGCGGGCGAGGGCGATGGCTTCATGATCAGCCAGGCCCGCCTGGGCCCCGGCCGCATCCACCACTGCATGCGCGCCATCGGCGTCGCCGAGCGCGCCCTCGACCTGATGATCGACCGCGCCCAGTCGCGGGTGACCTTCGGCGAGCCGATCGCCAACCGGGCCAACATCATGGACTGGGTCGCCGAGGCGCGGATCGAGATCGAGATGGCCCGCCTGCTGACGCTCAAGGCCGCGCACATGATGGACACGGTGGGCAACAAGGTCGCCCGCACGGAGATCGCCGCCATCAAGGTGGCCGCGCCGCAGGTGGCGCTGAAGGTCCTCGACCGGGCGATCCAGGTCCACGGCGGCGGTGGCGTGAGCGACGACTTCCCGCTCGCCCAGTGGTACGCCCACATGCGCACCCTCCGCCTGGCCGACGGGCCCGACGAGGTGCACAAGATGACCATCGCCCGCCGCGAGTACCGCCGCCGCAGCCCGGAGTGGGGCAAGAAGTGA
- a CDS encoding phosphotransferase family protein — MTEGLREDALTGWLVGLGVGLQAPLTYERVGLGQSNLTYLVTDAKGERLVLRRPPLGELLASAHDVAREHRILSALQGTDVPLPRVLGLCEDPSVTDVPVLAVSHVEGTVVDERPDAEALAPAARHAIGLALVDTLGRIHGVDLTAVGLDDLASHKPYAARQLKRWSGQWELSRTRELPALEQLTERLRALEPEPGEVVLVHGDSHLRNVIVDPDDASVRAILDWELCTLGDPLADLGTVLAYWPQPGDRPTMRFDASMVEGFATREELVERYVAATGRDVTHVPFWHGLGLWKLAIILEGVRRRQLDDPRNLTAMGRIPAEAVDELVACAHAVLDAD, encoded by the coding sequence GTGACCGAGGGGCTGCGCGAGGACGCGCTGACCGGCTGGCTCGTCGGTCTCGGGGTCGGCCTGCAGGCGCCCCTGACCTACGAGCGCGTCGGCCTGGGCCAGTCCAACCTCACCTATCTCGTCACCGATGCGAAGGGGGAGCGGCTGGTCCTGCGTCGGCCGCCCCTCGGTGAGCTGCTCGCCTCGGCCCACGACGTGGCCCGCGAGCACCGGATCCTCTCGGCGCTGCAGGGCACGGACGTCCCGCTGCCGCGGGTGCTCGGGCTGTGCGAGGACCCGAGCGTCACCGACGTGCCGGTCCTCGCCGTGTCCCACGTCGAGGGCACGGTCGTCGACGAGCGGCCCGACGCCGAGGCGCTCGCGCCGGCGGCCCGGCATGCGATCGGGCTCGCGCTCGTCGACACCCTCGGCCGGATCCACGGCGTCGACCTGACCGCGGTCGGGCTCGACGACCTGGCGAGCCACAAGCCCTATGCCGCCCGCCAGCTCAAGCGCTGGTCCGGGCAGTGGGAGCTCTCCCGCACCCGGGAGCTGCCGGCGCTGGAGCAGCTCACCGAGCGCCTGCGGGCGCTCGAGCCGGAGCCGGGGGAGGTCGTGCTCGTCCACGGCGACAGCCACCTGCGCAATGTCATCGTCGACCCCGACGACGCGTCGGTGCGGGCGATCCTCGACTGGGAGCTGTGCACCCTCGGCGACCCGCTCGCCGACCTCGGCACGGTCCTCGCCTACTGGCCGCAGCCGGGCGACCGGCCGACGATGCGCTTCGACGCCTCGATGGTCGAGGGCTTCGCCACGCGGGAGGAGCTCGTCGAGCGCTACGTCGCGGCCACCGGGCGCGACGTCACCCACGTGCCCTTCTGGCACGGCCTGGGGCTGTGGAAGCTCGCGATCATCCTCGAGGGGGTGCGTCGCCGACAGCTCGACGACCCGCGCAACCTCACCGCGATGGGCCGCATCCCCGCCGAGGCGGTCGACGAGCTCGTCGCGTGTGCGCACGCCGTCCTCGACGCGGACTAG
- a CDS encoding TetR/AcrR family transcriptional regulator, producing MPSDTDSAVPEVPDLVDAAKLGTLPQTPRGKRTRDALIAAARTVFERDGYVDSRLVDIAAEAKCSIGSFYTWFDSKDEVLAAVLHEAQSDMLHPGTSRIEATDDPIAIIAASNRAYFEAFRRNAKLNALLQQVAAVDPRFRDMRRARSEAFVARNSRAIRDLQERGLADRDVDPELAAMALSGMVARLAYDIFVIGGPETVEDVVATATRLWTNALGLTEPVLRAD from the coding sequence ATGCCCAGCGACACCGACTCCGCCGTCCCCGAGGTCCCTGACCTCGTCGACGCCGCCAAGCTCGGGACGCTGCCCCAGACCCCCCGGGGCAAGCGCACCCGGGACGCCCTGATCGCCGCCGCGCGCACCGTCTTCGAGCGTGACGGCTACGTCGACTCGCGGCTCGTCGACATCGCGGCGGAGGCGAAGTGCTCGATCGGCAGCTTCTACACGTGGTTCGACAGCAAGGACGAGGTCCTGGCCGCCGTCCTCCACGAGGCGCAGAGCGACATGCTTCACCCCGGCACCAGCCGGATCGAGGCGACCGACGACCCGATCGCGATCATCGCCGCGAGCAACCGCGCCTACTTCGAGGCCTTCCGCCGCAATGCGAAGCTCAACGCCCTGCTCCAGCAGGTCGCGGCGGTCGACCCGCGCTTCCGCGACATGCGCCGCGCGCGCAGCGAGGCCTTCGTCGCCCGCAACTCGCGGGCGATTCGCGACCTGCAGGAGCGCGGTCTGGCCGACCGTGACGTCGACCCCGAGCTCGCGGCGATGGCCCTGTCGGGCATGGTCGCCCGCCTCGCCTACGACATCTTCGTCATCGGCGGGCCGGAGACGGTCGAGGACGTCGTCGCGACCGCGACCCGCCTGTGGACCAATGCCCTCGGCCTGACCGAGCCGGTCCTGCGCGCCGACTGA
- a CDS encoding SDR family oxidoreductase, with the protein MDLTALFSLEGRIALVTGGSRGIGRMITEGLLAQGATVYITARKEEACRATAAELSQQYGEGRCVALPCDVSTTAGIGALLEAFGEHEDHLDVLVNNAGAAWGAGFDEFPESGWDKVMDLNVKAPFFLTQAAKPLLLAGRERSGHLAKVINIASIDGLSLNPLETYSYHASKAGVVHLTKRMAVRLAPEGIVVSAIAPGAFASSMNKEARDQEAETAAQIPSGRIGRDEDMAAAAVYLASDAGDYVVGSTLTVDGGVNIAR; encoded by the coding sequence ATGGACCTCACTGCACTCTTCTCCCTCGAGGGCCGCATCGCCCTCGTCACCGGCGGCAGCCGCGGCATCGGCCGGATGATCACCGAGGGCCTGCTCGCGCAGGGCGCCACGGTCTACATCACCGCCCGCAAGGAGGAGGCCTGCCGGGCCACCGCCGCCGAGCTGTCGCAGCAGTACGGCGAAGGGCGCTGCGTCGCCCTGCCCTGCGACGTCTCGACGACCGCCGGGATCGGTGCGCTGCTCGAGGCCTTCGGCGAGCACGAGGACCACCTCGACGTCCTCGTCAACAACGCCGGCGCGGCGTGGGGGGCGGGCTTCGACGAGTTCCCCGAGAGCGGCTGGGACAAGGTCATGGACCTCAACGTCAAGGCGCCCTTCTTCCTCACCCAGGCCGCCAAGCCGCTGCTGCTCGCCGGCCGCGAGCGCAGCGGTCACCTGGCCAAGGTCATCAACATCGCCTCGATCGACGGGCTCTCCCTCAACCCGCTCGAGACCTACAGCTACCACGCGAGCAAGGCGGGCGTCGTGCACCTGACGAAGCGGATGGCCGTGCGGCTCGCCCCCGAGGGCATCGTCGTCAGCGCCATCGCGCCGGGCGCCTTCGCCTCGTCGATGAACAAGGAGGCCCGCGACCAGGAGGCCGAGACCGCCGCGCAGATCCCCTCCGGCCGGATCGGCCGCGACGAGGACATGGCCGCCGCTGCGGTCTACCTCGCCTCGGACGCCGGCGACTACGTCGTCGGCAGCACGCTGACGGTCGACGGCGGGGTCAACATCGCCCGATGA
- a CDS encoding NADP-dependent oxidoreductase, translating into MSRTSQEIRLAARPQGRPDASTWELATTEVAEPGPGEFLVELEQISLDPAMRGWLNDVRSYLPPVKIGAVMRAFGAGTVIASQHDDFAVGDVVSGTFGVREYAISDGTGVAHLDLDVAPMSTWLGALGMPGMTAWFGLEDVGRAQPGDTVLVSAAAGAVGSTVAQLAKAKGCRVIGVAGGPDKVAWLRELGLDEVIDRRDGDLLRQVRRAAPDGVDVYFDNVGGELLDAALANLAHGARIAICGAISTYNDETLAEGPRRYMALLVFRASMQGFVVMDYEDRYAEAIAGISELIRDGRLVATETILEGGVAAFPDALLGLFDGVNTGKLLLKV; encoded by the coding sequence ATGTCCCGGACCTCGCAGGAGATCCGCCTCGCCGCCCGTCCGCAGGGCCGCCCCGATGCGAGCACCTGGGAGCTCGCCACGACCGAGGTCGCCGAGCCGGGACCGGGGGAGTTCCTGGTCGAGCTCGAGCAGATCTCCCTCGACCCCGCGATGCGCGGCTGGCTCAACGACGTGCGCTCCTACCTGCCGCCGGTGAAGATCGGTGCCGTCATGCGGGCCTTCGGCGCCGGCACCGTCATCGCCTCGCAGCACGACGACTTCGCCGTCGGTGACGTCGTGAGCGGCACCTTCGGGGTGCGCGAGTACGCGATCTCGGACGGCACGGGGGTCGCCCACCTCGACCTCGACGTCGCCCCGATGAGCACCTGGCTCGGTGCCCTCGGGATGCCGGGCATGACCGCGTGGTTCGGGCTCGAGGACGTCGGCCGGGCCCAGCCCGGTGACACCGTCCTCGTCTCCGCCGCGGCCGGTGCCGTCGGGTCCACCGTCGCGCAGCTCGCCAAGGCCAAGGGGTGCCGGGTCATCGGCGTCGCCGGTGGCCCGGACAAGGTTGCCTGGCTGCGCGAGCTCGGCCTCGACGAGGTCATCGACCGTCGGGACGGCGACCTGCTGCGCCAGGTGCGCCGGGCAGCGCCCGACGGCGTCGACGTCTACTTCGACAACGTCGGCGGCGAGCTGCTCGACGCCGCCCTGGCCAACCTCGCCCACGGCGCGCGCATCGCCATCTGCGGCGCGATCTCGACCTACAACGACGAGACCCTCGCCGAGGGGCCGCGGCGCTACATGGCCCTGCTCGTCTTCCGCGCGAGCATGCAGGGCTTTGTCGTCATGGACTACGAGGACCGCTACGCCGAGGCGATCGCCGGCATCAGCGAGCTCATCCGCGACGGGCGTCTTGTCGCCACCGAGACGATCCTCGAGGGCGGCGTCGCCGCCTTCCCCGATGCCCTCCTCGGCCTCTTCGACGGGGTCAACACCGGCAAGCTGCTGCTCAAGGTCTGA
- a CDS encoding NADPH:quinone oxidoreductase family protein, with protein sequence MRAIHISSLEGPQAVEVVDVPAPADPRLVTIEVRAAGVAFPELLQTRGLYQMKPDLPFVPGAEVAGVVTAAPEGSGFAPGDRVAALSMLGGFAEVVQAQPDLTFHLPDEVGFESGAAFTFNYATVYFALLERGHLTEGETVLVHGAAGGIGTAAIQMAKAFGAGKVIGVVSTEAKGEIARAAGADEVVLADGFLDAVGKASVDVVVDPVGGDRFTDSLRSLREHGRLLVIGFTAGSIPEVKVNRLLLNNISVVGVGWGAYAMSRPGHIGTEWEAMLPHLRSGALDPVLGTTYPLEQAAEAIASLETRQVTGKVLLLP encoded by the coding sequence ATGCGCGCCATCCACATCTCCTCCCTCGAGGGGCCGCAGGCCGTCGAGGTCGTCGACGTCCCCGCCCCGGCCGACCCGCGTCTGGTGACGATCGAGGTCAGGGCCGCCGGCGTGGCCTTCCCCGAGCTGCTCCAGACCCGCGGGCTCTACCAGATGAAGCCCGACCTCCCCTTCGTCCCGGGGGCCGAGGTGGCCGGTGTCGTCACGGCCGCACCCGAGGGCAGCGGCTTCGCGCCCGGTGACCGCGTCGCGGCGCTGTCGATGCTCGGTGGCTTCGCGGAGGTCGTCCAGGCCCAGCCCGACCTGACCTTCCACCTGCCCGACGAGGTCGGCTTCGAGTCCGGCGCCGCCTTCACCTTCAACTACGCGACGGTCTACTTCGCGCTGCTCGAGCGCGGCCACCTCACCGAGGGCGAGACCGTCCTCGTGCACGGCGCCGCCGGCGGCATCGGCACCGCGGCGATCCAGATGGCCAAGGCCTTCGGTGCCGGCAAGGTCATCGGGGTCGTCTCCACCGAGGCGAAGGGGGAGATCGCCCGGGCGGCGGGTGCCGACGAGGTCGTCCTCGCCGACGGCTTCCTCGACGCGGTGGGCAAGGCGAGCGTCGACGTCGTCGTCGACCCGGTCGGCGGCGACCGCTTCACCGACTCGCTGCGCTCGCTGCGCGAGCACGGCCGCCTGCTCGTCATCGGCTTCACCGCCGGCAGCATCCCGGAGGTCAAGGTCAACCGGCTGCTGCTCAACAACATCAGCGTCGTCGGGGTCGGCTGGGGCGCCTACGCGATGTCCCGCCCCGGCCACATCGGCACCGAGTGGGAGGCGATGCTCCCCCACCTGCGCAGCGGCGCCCTCGACCCGGTGCTCGGCACGACCTACCCGCTCGAGCAGGCCGCCGAGGCGATCGCCTCCCTCGAGACGCGACAGGTCACCGGCAAGGTGCTGCTGCTCCCATGA
- a CDS encoding thioesterase family protein, giving the protein MTTVAAPPSAQEVLALPAAVVETAPPEWEDVNGHVNVARYYDLHLRGAEAALRALGVDDAYRAETGWSVFSVEQHLRFLGEVHVGHEVSVHLRWVARGDKVMHAISFVVDRTTGRVANSLEVLEAHVDLTTRRACAWAPTIAERIDELVEAHTALPWPAPTCGAIGIRR; this is encoded by the coding sequence ATGACGACGGTGGCGGCACCCCCTTCGGCCCAGGAGGTCCTCGCCCTCCCGGCGGCGGTCGTCGAGACGGCCCCGCCGGAGTGGGAGGACGTCAACGGGCACGTCAACGTCGCCCGCTACTACGACCTGCACCTGCGCGGCGCCGAGGCGGCACTGCGGGCGCTCGGGGTCGACGACGCCTACCGGGCCGAGACCGGGTGGAGCGTCTTCAGCGTCGAGCAGCACCTGCGCTTCCTCGGCGAGGTGCACGTCGGCCACGAGGTGAGCGTCCACCTGCGCTGGGTGGCCCGTGGCGACAAGGTCATGCACGCGATCTCCTTCGTCGTCGACCGCACCACCGGGCGGGTGGCCAACTCGCTCGAGGTCCTCGAGGCGCACGTCGACCTGACGACCCGCCGGGCATGCGCGTGGGCCCCCACGATCGCCGAGCGGATCGACGAGCTCGTGGAGGCCCACACGGCGCTGCCGTGGCCGGCCCCGACGTGCGGGGCCATCGGCATCAGGCGCTGA
- a CDS encoding MaoC family dehydratase → MTQTAQYRPTSVQDLKDLVGTELGPTQWHVVDQAKIDAFADLTGDHQWIHVDPQRAADSPFGSTIAHGLYSLSRTPAFLEELMAFDGFAHSLNYGYDKVRFIHPLPVGSRIRLRAELASVEETGPGAVKVVTTLTVEADGIDKPILVAESIGRFSA, encoded by the coding sequence GTGACCCAGACCGCGCAGTACCGCCCCACGTCCGTGCAGGACCTCAAGGACCTCGTCGGCACCGAGCTCGGCCCGACACAGTGGCACGTCGTCGACCAGGCGAAGATCGACGCCTTCGCCGACCTCACCGGCGACCACCAGTGGATCCACGTCGACCCGCAGCGGGCGGCGGACTCCCCCTTCGGCTCGACGATCGCGCACGGGCTCTACAGCCTCTCGCGCACGCCGGCCTTCCTCGAGGAGCTCATGGCCTTCGACGGCTTCGCCCACAGCCTCAACTACGGCTACGACAAGGTCCGCTTCATCCACCCGCTGCCGGTGGGCTCGCGGATCCGCCTGCGCGCCGAGCTGGCCTCCGTCGAGGAGACCGGCCCGGGCGCGGTCAAGGTCGTCACGACCCTCACCGTCGAGGCCGACGGCATCGACAAGCCGATCCTCGTCGCCGAGTCGATCGGCCGCTTCAGCGCCTGA
- a CDS encoding SDR family oxidoreductase, whose amino-acid sequence MTTDQQRVAVVTGAARGIGAGVARRLAADGMAVAVLDLDESACVPVVEEITADGGRALAVGADVSDEEQVAAAVQRIADELGPPTVLVNNAGIIRDNLIFKMSVADWDAVMAVHLRGAFLMTRACQTHMTAQRHGRIVNLSSTSAQGNRGQVNYSAAKAGMQGFTKTLAIELGRFGVTANAIAPGFIETEMTAETAERIGISFEDLKAQASAAAPVARTGTPADIAHAASFFASEGAGFTTGQVLYVAGGPCD is encoded by the coding sequence ATGACCACTGACCAGCAGCGCGTCGCCGTCGTCACGGGCGCAGCCCGGGGCATCGGTGCGGGCGTCGCCCGCCGCCTGGCCGCCGACGGGATGGCCGTCGCCGTCCTCGACCTCGACGAGTCGGCCTGCGTGCCCGTCGTCGAGGAGATCACCGCCGACGGGGGCCGTGCCCTGGCCGTCGGGGCCGATGTCTCCGACGAGGAGCAGGTGGCCGCGGCGGTGCAGCGCATCGCCGACGAGCTCGGTCCGCCGACGGTCCTGGTCAACAACGCCGGCATCATCCGCGACAACCTCATCTTCAAGATGTCGGTCGCCGACTGGGATGCGGTCATGGCGGTGCACCTGCGCGGGGCCTTCCTCATGACCCGCGCCTGCCAGACGCACATGACGGCCCAGCGCCACGGCCGCATCGTCAACCTCTCCTCGACCTCCGCCCAGGGCAACCGTGGCCAGGTCAACTACTCGGCCGCCAAGGCGGGCATGCAGGGCTTCACCAAGACCCTGGCCATCGAGCTCGGCAGGTTCGGCGTCACGGCCAATGCCATCGCCCCGGGCTTCATCGAGACCGAGATGACCGCCGAGACGGCCGAGCGCATCGGGATCTCCTTCGAGGACCTCAAGGCGCAGGCGAGCGCGGCCGCACCGGTCGCCCGCACGGGCACCCCGGCCGACATCGCCCATGCGGCGTCCTTCTTCGCGAGCGAGGGGGCCGGCTTCACCACCGGTCAGGTCCTCTACGTCGCCGGCGGGCCGTGCGACTGA
- a CDS encoding SDR family oxidoreductase: protein MGAPMQLQDKVAVVTGAAGGIGAAIAQALVDAGAHVVVSDLDEARVVATAERLGAVAVAGDASSDEVIAAMIAAAEQAHGPVDLFFANAGIGDGLGLSATDAQWQAALDINLLAHVRAARQLVPGWVERGTGYFVSTASAAGLLTQIGSATYSVSKHGAVAFAEWLAVTYGDDGIGVSCLCPMGVDTDLLRSGMTSGDDEGGRVAAAAVTGAGEVLAPSDVADQVLAAVTEGRFLITPHEDVREFLRRKVDDHDRWIGGMQRYQHHLRESTR, encoded by the coding sequence ATGGGCGCCCCGATGCAGCTCCAGGACAAGGTCGCGGTCGTCACCGGCGCCGCCGGCGGCATCGGTGCCGCCATCGCGCAGGCCCTCGTCGACGCGGGTGCGCACGTCGTCGTCTCCGACCTCGACGAGGCCCGCGTGGTCGCGACGGCCGAGCGCCTCGGCGCGGTCGCCGTCGCCGGTGACGCCTCGAGCGACGAGGTCATCGCCGCGATGATCGCGGCGGCCGAGCAGGCCCACGGACCGGTCGACCTCTTCTTCGCCAATGCCGGCATCGGCGACGGCCTCGGCCTCTCGGCCACCGACGCCCAGTGGCAGGCCGCGCTCGACATCAACCTCCTCGCGCACGTGCGCGCCGCCCGTCAGCTCGTGCCCGGATGGGTGGAGCGCGGCACCGGCTACTTCGTCTCGACCGCCTCTGCCGCAGGGCTGCTCACGCAGATCGGCTCGGCGACCTACTCCGTCTCCAAGCACGGTGCCGTCGCCTTCGCCGAGTGGCTCGCCGTGACCTACGGCGACGACGGCATCGGCGTCAGCTGCCTCTGCCCGATGGGTGTCGACACCGACCTGCTCCGCAGCGGCATGACCTCCGGCGACGACGAAGGGGGCCGGGTCGCCGCGGCCGCGGTCACCGGGGCCGGTGAGGTGCTCGCCCCGAGCGACGTCGCCGACCAGGTGCTGGCCGCCGTCACCGAGGGGCGCTTCCTCATCACCCCGCACGAGGACGTGCGCGAGTTCCTCCGGCGCAAGGTCGACGACCACGACCGGTGGATCGGCGGCATGCAGCGCTACCAGCACCACCTGAGGGAGAGCACGCGATGA
- a CDS encoding class I adenylate-forming enzyme family protein: MTGTAELMWRWADTTPDAPALREGERSWTFDELRTGIRGAMEELTRRGVRPGDRVLVVVPTSAEFVLTYHALLALGATAVTVNPLCTQRELTHFVQDAGCSFAIGWHEGAQALTATAQEGGLDAWVLEPGCVPQPEGTPEPASVGTDDPAVLLYTSGTTGAPKGAILTHGNLLGCGASLAEALDLGPRESMGTALPLFHVFGQSSVMFTVYTAGGCLSLQRPFDPAGLLRMAADQQLTSVAGVPTMWNAMLHADTDVTPQDLTSLRLACSGGAALPLEVAKAFRDRFGAVVLDGYGLSETAGAATFNRSDLPRKEMSVGRALPGGALAIFDDDRNQLPPGETGEVAIAGPYVMSGYWQRPEATAAVFEGEWFLTGDIGRMDEDGDLWIVDRKKDLVIRGGYNVYPREIEEVLYGHPDIREAAVVGVPDERLGEEIAAVVTPQPGAHIEPGALRAWLEERLAAYKVPRIYQLVEELPKGATGKILKRALDRPTIATSGERPARATTPTT; encoded by the coding sequence ATGACCGGCACCGCCGAGCTGATGTGGCGCTGGGCCGACACGACGCCCGACGCCCCCGCCCTGCGCGAGGGCGAGCGCTCGTGGACCTTTGACGAGCTGCGCACGGGCATCCGCGGCGCGATGGAGGAGCTGACCCGCCGGGGCGTGCGTCCCGGCGACCGGGTCCTCGTCGTCGTCCCGACGAGCGCCGAGTTCGTCCTGACCTACCACGCCCTGCTCGCCCTCGGGGCGACCGCCGTGACGGTCAACCCGCTGTGCACCCAGCGCGAGCTGACCCACTTCGTCCAGGACGCCGGCTGCTCCTTCGCCATCGGCTGGCACGAGGGGGCACAGGCGCTCACCGCGACCGCGCAGGAGGGTGGGCTCGACGCCTGGGTCCTCGAGCCGGGGTGCGTGCCGCAGCCCGAGGGCACGCCCGAGCCGGCGTCGGTCGGCACCGACGACCCGGCCGTGCTGCTCTACACCTCGGGCACGACGGGAGCCCCCAAGGGCGCGATCCTCACCCACGGCAACCTCCTCGGCTGCGGTGCCTCGCTCGCCGAGGCGCTCGACCTCGGGCCTCGGGAGAGCATGGGCACGGCCCTGCCGCTCTTCCACGTCTTCGGCCAGTCGTCGGTGATGTTCACCGTCTACACGGCCGGCGGTTGCCTGTCGCTGCAGCGGCCCTTCGACCCGGCGGGCCTGCTGCGCATGGCCGCCGACCAGCAGCTCACCTCGGTCGCCGGGGTCCCGACGATGTGGAATGCCATGCTCCACGCCGACACCGACGTGACCCCGCAGGACCTGACCTCCCTTCGCCTGGCGTGCTCGGGGGGCGCGGCGCTGCCGCTCGAGGTGGCCAAGGCCTTCCGCGACCGCTTCGGCGCGGTCGTCCTCGACGGCTACGGCCTGAGCGAGACCGCGGGGGCGGCGACCTTCAACCGGTCCGACCTCCCGCGCAAGGAGATGAGCGTCGGCCGGGCCCTGCCCGGCGGTGCGCTCGCGATCTTCGACGACGACCGCAACCAGCTGCCGCCCGGCGAGACCGGTGAGGTGGCCATCGCCGGTCCCTACGTCATGAGTGGCTACTGGCAGCGGCCCGAGGCGACCGCCGCGGTCTTCGAGGGGGAGTGGTTCCTCACCGGCGACATCGGTCGCATGGACGAGGACGGCGACCTGTGGATCGTCGACCGCAAGAAGGACCTCGTGATCCGCGGTGGGTACAACGTCTACCCCCGCGAGATCGAGGAGGTCCTCTACGGCCACCCCGACATCCGCGAGGCCGCGGTCGTCGGCGTGCCCGACGAGCGGCTCGGCGAGGAGATCGCCGCCGTCGTCACCCCGCAGCCCGGTGCGCACATCGAGCCGGGAGCGCTGCGGGCCTGGCTCGAGGAGCGACTGGCGGCCTACAAGGTGCCGCGGATCTACCAGCTCGTCGAGGAGCTGCCCAAGGGCGCCACCGGCAAGATCCTCAAGCGGGCCCTCGACCGCCCGACGATCGCCACCTCCGGTGAGCGGCCCGCCCGGGCCACCACCCCCACCACCTGA